A region from the Panicum hallii strain FIL2 chromosome 1, PHallii_v3.1, whole genome shotgun sequence genome encodes:
- the LOC112903106 gene encoding uncharacterized protein LOC112903106 isoform X1 produces the protein MPPPAGASTEEDAVVVVAADAIATSAAPNAGDPEPQPDKGRRRRKKRRRPRAPTEEELAARRSLLRWACPGREVASDDGQAAEAGRARLRRPRVAVELHAHSACSDGTLSPAELVERAHRNGVKVFALTDHDTMAGVPEAVEAAKRHPVRIIPGVEISAVHSPSDESGSGAEEPVHILAYYGSRGPARPQELERFLAGIREGRYARANKMLLKLRGLGMPMKLEDVCTIAGNGVAPGRLHVARAMVDAGYVEDLRQAFSRYLYDGGPAYATGSEPTAESVVQLVCRTGGVAVLAHPWALKNPGAVIKNLKAAGLHGIEVYRSDGKVSGLSDLADTYELLKLGGSDFHGRDDKEEPDVGSVDLPVLAVFKFLEIAKPIWHNAIREIFASISERTTDLNGSNGFQRISSAGDFCIPRHSSEDPELTSVSEVEVLRTEVTDIVLTHQ, from the exons ATGCCTCCTCCCGCGGGCGCTTCCACCGAGGAGGACGCGGTCGTGGTCGTGGCGGCCGACGCCATCGCCACGTCGGCGGCGCCGAACGCCGGAGATCCGGAGCCGCAGCCGGACAAgggtaggaggaggaggaagaagaggaggaggccgagggcgccgacggaggaggagctggccgcGCGGAGGTCCCTGCTCCGCTGGGCCTGCCCTGGGCGCGAGGTGGCGAGCGACGACGGGCAGGCTGCGGAGGCCGGGAGGGCGCGGTTGCGGCGGCCGCGCGTCGCGGTGGAGCTGCACGCGCACTCGGCGTGCAGCGACGGCACGCTCTCGCCCGCCGAGCTCGTCGAGCGCGCGCACCGCAACGGG GTGAAAGTGTTCGCGCTGACTGATCATGACACCATGGCCGGCGTCCCGGAGGCCGTGGAAGCGGCAAAGCGGCATCCAGTCAGGATCATCCCTGGCGTCGAGATCAGCGCCGTGCACTCGCCTAG TGACGAATCAGGGTCAGGGGCTGAGGAACCCGTGCACATTCTTGCATACTACGGTAGCCGGGGTCCTGCTAGACCTCAAGAACTAGAGAGGTTTTTAGCCGGTATCAGGGAGGGCCGATATGCGCGCGCAAACAAGATGTTACTGAAGCTTAGGGGCCTTGGCATGCCAATGAAGCTGGAAGATGTGTGTACGATAGCTGGGAATGGAGTGGCTCCCGGCAGATTGCATGTGGCCCGTGCCATGGTTGATGCTGGATATGTGGAGGATCTCAGGCAGGCTTTTAGCAGGTATTTGTACGACGGAGGACCTGCTTATGCCAC AGGTAGTGAACCGACTGCGGAATCTGTGGTGCAGCTAGTTTGTCGAACTGGGGGTGTAGCAGTTTTAGCTCATCCGTGGGCCCTGAAAAATCCTGGTGCTGTGATAAAGAATTTGAAAGCAGCTGGTTTGCATGGTATTGAGGTCTATCGAAGCGATGGGAAAGTATCTG GGTTGAGTGATCTGGCTGATACGTATGAGCTTCTAAAGCTTGGCGGATCAGATTTCCATGGACGGGATGACAAGGAGGAACCTGACGTGGGAAGTGTTGATCTTCCAGTCTTGGCTGTTTTTAAATTTCTTGAGATAGCTAAGCCAATCTGGCATAACGCAATCAGGGAAATATTTGCAAGTATCTCCGAAAGGACTACTGACTTGAATGGATCCAACGGATTCCAACGGATAAGTTCAGCTGGAGATTTCTGCATTCCGCGCCATTCTTCTGAGGACCCAGAGCTGACAAGTGTTTCTGAGGTTGAGGTCCTCCGAACAGAAGTTACAGATATTGTGCTCACTCATCAGTAA
- the LOC112903106 gene encoding uncharacterized protein LOC112903106 isoform X2: MPPPAGASTEEDAVVVVAADAIATSAAPNAGDPEPQPDKGRRRRKKRRRPRAPTEEELAARRSLLRWACPGREVASDDGQAAEAGRARLRRPRVAVELHAHSACSDGTLSPAELVERAHRNGVKVFALTDHDTMAGVPEAVEAAKRHPVRIIPGVEISAVHSPSDESGSGAEEPVHILAYYGSRGPARPQELERFLAGIREGRYARANKMLLKLRGLGMPMKLEDVCTIAGNGVAPGRLHVARAMVDAGYVEDLRQAFSRYLYDGGPAYATEPTAESVVQLVCRTGGVAVLAHPWALKNPGAVIKNLKAAGLHGIEVYRSDGKVSGLSDLADTYELLKLGGSDFHGRDDKEEPDVGSVDLPVLAVFKFLEIAKPIWHNAIREIFASISERTTDLNGSNGFQRISSAGDFCIPRHSSEDPELTSVSEVEVLRTEVTDIVLTHQ, from the exons ATGCCTCCTCCCGCGGGCGCTTCCACCGAGGAGGACGCGGTCGTGGTCGTGGCGGCCGACGCCATCGCCACGTCGGCGGCGCCGAACGCCGGAGATCCGGAGCCGCAGCCGGACAAgggtaggaggaggaggaagaagaggaggaggccgagggcgccgacggaggaggagctggccgcGCGGAGGTCCCTGCTCCGCTGGGCCTGCCCTGGGCGCGAGGTGGCGAGCGACGACGGGCAGGCTGCGGAGGCCGGGAGGGCGCGGTTGCGGCGGCCGCGCGTCGCGGTGGAGCTGCACGCGCACTCGGCGTGCAGCGACGGCACGCTCTCGCCCGCCGAGCTCGTCGAGCGCGCGCACCGCAACGGG GTGAAAGTGTTCGCGCTGACTGATCATGACACCATGGCCGGCGTCCCGGAGGCCGTGGAAGCGGCAAAGCGGCATCCAGTCAGGATCATCCCTGGCGTCGAGATCAGCGCCGTGCACTCGCCTAG TGACGAATCAGGGTCAGGGGCTGAGGAACCCGTGCACATTCTTGCATACTACGGTAGCCGGGGTCCTGCTAGACCTCAAGAACTAGAGAGGTTTTTAGCCGGTATCAGGGAGGGCCGATATGCGCGCGCAAACAAGATGTTACTGAAGCTTAGGGGCCTTGGCATGCCAATGAAGCTGGAAGATGTGTGTACGATAGCTGGGAATGGAGTGGCTCCCGGCAGATTGCATGTGGCCCGTGCCATGGTTGATGCTGGATATGTGGAGGATCTCAGGCAGGCTTTTAGCAGGTATTTGTACGACGGAGGACCTGCTTATGCCAC TGAACCGACTGCGGAATCTGTGGTGCAGCTAGTTTGTCGAACTGGGGGTGTAGCAGTTTTAGCTCATCCGTGGGCCCTGAAAAATCCTGGTGCTGTGATAAAGAATTTGAAAGCAGCTGGTTTGCATGGTATTGAGGTCTATCGAAGCGATGGGAAAGTATCTG GGTTGAGTGATCTGGCTGATACGTATGAGCTTCTAAAGCTTGGCGGATCAGATTTCCATGGACGGGATGACAAGGAGGAACCTGACGTGGGAAGTGTTGATCTTCCAGTCTTGGCTGTTTTTAAATTTCTTGAGATAGCTAAGCCAATCTGGCATAACGCAATCAGGGAAATATTTGCAAGTATCTCCGAAAGGACTACTGACTTGAATGGATCCAACGGATTCCAACGGATAAGTTCAGCTGGAGATTTCTGCATTCCGCGCCATTCTTCTGAGGACCCAGAGCTGACAAGTGTTTCTGAGGTTGAGGTCCTCCGAACAGAAGTTACAGATATTGTGCTCACTCATCAGTAA